One Tolypothrix bouteillei VB521301 DNA window includes the following coding sequences:
- a CDS encoding MFS transporter, with amino-acid sequence MQLMSNNGKEDRMTVQRVICIMVLFYLIQTYGSLPGFFGLPLTIYLKESLGLSPAQLATFSSLIFTPWLIRPLYGIIADAIPIFGYQFKSYFLICYTLAIAVLLGLSRFQFNTISLLAIGVLLVNLSIAFSDVLTDKIMVVQGRILNNTAVLQASQWTALGFGKALLYYISGWLAQNSNLSTAFLLTAIVPLIGVVATVVLLADEKKQQQTVAIASSIKSLWSALKSRQLLAVIGFIACLEFSLVPPLVNYLIYYYKDTLKFDAQFIGLLGTFEAFANGLGAIVFGIFAFKISRRSLLNLAVGLTAVSTIGLLFIQNQQTAILVSLFFGFFAMIAMLGVLEIAARACPVGVEGATYALLMSVYNLAKQPGSILGGYLYGWDVPVSALVTISAAFTAFCWFLIPLLKLEQLPAREITQ; translated from the coding sequence ATGCAACTTATGTCAAACAATGGTAAGGAAGATCGAATGACCGTGCAGCGAGTAATTTGCATCATGGTCTTGTTTTATTTAATCCAAACTTATGGAAGTCTTCCAGGATTTTTCGGTCTTCCCCTAACTATCTACCTTAAAGAGAGTCTGGGACTTTCTCCAGCACAATTAGCAACCTTTAGCAGTTTAATTTTTACACCCTGGTTAATCAGACCACTTTATGGAATTATTGCAGATGCTATTCCCATATTTGGCTATCAGTTTAAAAGCTATTTTCTAATTTGCTATACGCTAGCAATTGCTGTTTTATTAGGGTTAAGTCGCTTTCAATTTAACACAATTTCTCTACTGGCGATTGGCGTGCTGTTAGTCAATTTATCTATAGCCTTTAGCGACGTACTAACAGACAAAATAATGGTCGTTCAAGGTAGGATTTTAAACAATACAGCAGTCTTACAGGCATCTCAATGGACTGCTTTGGGTTTTGGTAAAGCGCTTCTATACTATATCAGTGGTTGGCTGGCTCAAAACTCTAATTTATCAACCGCTTTTTTGCTCACTGCAATTGTACCGCTGATTGGTGTCGTCGCGACCGTAGTATTACTTGCGGATGAAAAAAAGCAGCAGCAAACAGTTGCGATCGCAAGTAGCATCAAATCCCTTTGGTCAGCACTCAAGTCACGACAGCTTCTTGCTGTTATTGGTTTTATTGCTTGCCTTGAATTCTCTCTCGTTCCGCCCCTCGTAAATTACCTTATATATTATTACAAGGATACTTTAAAGTTTGATGCTCAATTCATAGGTCTTTTAGGTACATTTGAAGCTTTCGCCAATGGTTTGGGTGCGATCGTTTTTGGAATCTTTGCCTTTAAGATTTCACGGCGGTCGCTGCTCAATCTTGCTGTTGGCTTAACTGCTGTTTCTACAATTGGTTTGTTATTTATACAGAATCAGCAAACAGCTATCTTGGTGAGCCTATTTTTTGGATTTTTTGCCATGATTGCCATGCTAGGTGTACTAGAAATTGCAGCTAGAGCTTGTCCTGTTGGTGTAGAAGGTGCGACCTATGCACTGCTCATGTCTGTGTACAATCTTGCCAAACAACCCGGTTCCATCTTGGGCGGTTACTTATATGGTTGGGATGTTCCAGTTTCCGCCCTTGTCACGATCAGTGCTGCATTTACAGCGTTCTGTTGGTTTCTCATTCCTCTACTTAAGTTAGAGCAATTACCAGCTAGGGAAATAACTCAGTAA
- a CDS encoding family 43 glycosylhydrolase, giving the protein MRLNKLQQKIISILEPLPIKNEHLAPTGIIEPLQIRIGETVTGVLRSLRRGQPMVWDPWILKDGDIYRLFYLEGLEGQIPWWTISKICGAISTDMKQWQYLGTILEPEPANDWESGRVCAGCTYKEDGVYYLFYSAGGKEPPHLRNEAIGLATSTDGIHFSRYSHRPLLMPEKDDSWYGRSNWTGHFHWRDPYIFKDEHTGNYYMFICAGSKVSGNFQGCVGLAVADKISGPYKLLPPAVEAPVNASDWPYYHLERPQVIYKNGKYNLFFSCFKQFFNPNWLQKVKHKRVTNSSLYWYIADNIAGPYEPVDNDEYIVKGSEKTGMYGTNFLQISDEPEEFIAYGWYHRIHALEVSKAFQVIWKHSCDRSSNQQQLGNLEISLSRSHINPLESVGYSRPGLFLKNPASSRGGSVTK; this is encoded by the coding sequence ATGAGACTAAATAAGTTACAACAGAAAATCATCAGTATTCTTGAGCCTCTACCCATAAAAAACGAGCATTTGGCACCTACAGGTATAATTGAGCCTCTTCAAATTAGGATAGGCGAAACTGTCACGGGAGTTTTGCGATCGCTGCGCCGAGGTCAACCGATGGTTTGGGACCCTTGGATACTTAAGGATGGCGATATTTATCGTCTTTTCTACTTAGAAGGACTAGAAGGACAAATCCCTTGGTGGACAATCAGTAAAATTTGCGGTGCAATTTCTACTGATATGAAGCAGTGGCAATATCTAGGAACCATTCTTGAGCCGGAACCAGCTAATGACTGGGAGTCGGGAAGAGTGTGTGCGGGTTGTACCTATAAAGAAGATGGTGTCTACTACCTGTTTTACTCAGCAGGTGGTAAAGAACCACCTCACTTGAGGAATGAAGCTATAGGCTTAGCAACATCAACCGATGGCATACATTTTTCACGTTATTCTCATCGCCCTTTGTTAATGCCAGAAAAGGATGATTCGTGGTATGGAAGAAGTAACTGGACGGGACATTTTCACTGGCGAGACCCTTATATTTTTAAGGATGAGCATACTGGCAATTATTATATGTTCATTTGTGCTGGCTCTAAAGTCAGTGGTAATTTTCAAGGCTGTGTGGGTCTAGCAGTAGCAGACAAAATTTCTGGTCCTTACAAATTATTACCACCTGCTGTAGAAGCACCTGTAAATGCTTCCGATTGGCCTTACTACCACTTAGAACGACCCCAAGTCATTTACAAGAACGGAAAGTACAATCTATTCTTTTCGTGCTTTAAGCAGTTCTTCAATCCCAATTGGCTGCAAAAAGTGAAGCATAAAAGAGTCACTAATTCATCTCTATATTGGTATATTGCTGACAACATTGCTGGTCCTTATGAGCCTGTTGACAATGATGAATATATTGTTAAGGGGAGCGAAAAAACTGGGATGTATGGTACTAATTTTCTTCAGATATCGGATGAGCCAGAAGAATTTATTGCTTATGGTTGGTATCACAGAATTCATGCTTTAGAAGTTTCAAAAGCATTTCAAGTTATCTGGAAACATAGCTGCGATCGCAGCAGTAATCAACAGCAATTGGGCAATCTTGAAATTTCTCTTTCTAGGAGTCATATCAATCCATTGGAGTCTGTGGGATATTCAAGACCTGGTTTATTCTTGAAAAATCCCGCCTCTTCTAGAGGTGGGAGTGTCACCAAATGA
- a CDS encoding TauD/TfdA family dioxygenase has translation MAMSSFETATDSNITGDIAIANHHYLLKEQGYVYLEEIPDGFDYLGFVQNFGTLIPHKYNGEYVFSIKVEPNLGERYPAFTTSDVEPHTEGYEYEQIPLHYQCLWCVNPPSCGGGHTLLADGYSFVHSLTNEEREYITNNHFDFVTPSNNIVKHPLYDVESCEQPIIRFNFSSIKRDNAPHLNNITNRFLQFFDNEKISIKWSKNALLIWDNFRMLHSRTQYQDRERHLKRVYIK, from the coding sequence ATGGCGATGAGTTCTTTTGAAACTGCTACCGATAGTAACATCACGGGCGATATTGCTATTGCTAACCACCACTATCTGCTGAAAGAGCAGGGATATGTATATCTTGAAGAAATCCCCGATGGTTTTGACTACCTGGGATTCGTGCAGAACTTTGGGACTCTTATCCCACACAAATACAACGGCGAATATGTGTTTTCTATCAAGGTCGAGCCGAATTTAGGAGAGCGATACCCTGCTTTCACTACAAGCGACGTTGAACCACACACTGAGGGCTATGAGTATGAGCAGATACCCTTACACTATCAATGTCTGTGGTGTGTGAACCCTCCAAGTTGCGGTGGCGGACATACACTTCTAGCGGATGGTTACTCTTTTGTACACTCACTGACAAATGAAGAGCGTGAATACATCACAAACAACCACTTTGATTTTGTAACTCCAAGTAATAACATCGTCAAACATCCGCTCTATGATGTAGAGTCCTGCGAACAACCCATAATTAGGTTCAACTTCAGCAGCATTAAACGTGACAACGCTCCACATTTAAACAACATTACTAACCGCTTTCTACAGTTCTTTGACAACGAAAAAATCTCTATCAAGTGGTCCAAGAATGCCTTGCTAATTTGGGACAATTTCCGCATGCTACATTCGCGAACACAGTATCAGGATCGAGAACGCCATCTGAAGCGAGTTTACATAAAGTAA
- a CDS encoding ribbon-helix-helix protein, CopG family translates to MNKSVFFRLTEEELEHLEEYCKASGRTKSDVLRELIRKLKINKKPC, encoded by the coding sequence ATGAATAAAAGTGTATTTTTTCGATTAACAGAAGAAGAGTTAGAGCACCTCGAAGAATATTGCAAAGCCTCTGGAAGAACAAAATCTGATGTACTCAGAGAGTTGATTAGGAAATTAAAAATCAATAAAAAGCCGTGCTAG
- a CDS encoding SDR family oxidoreductase, with amino-acid sequence MSFLQNKVAIITGASSGIGAAIAQELDAAGMKLVLSARSQDKLEKLAASLNNASVLAGAITDVDMPQKLVDFALQTFGQLDVVLNNAGGMTVGSIEEVDIEAVCQMVRLNVESVYRMAYTALRHFKKVGSGFLINTSSISGLKTVPRYGAYNGTKYAVEAFTDALRMELAGTGIKVAAIAPGTVDTGLYDHWNAEDKSFINSGGVLLPEDIAHCVRFILEQPEHVLIPRLLVVPRDQPV; translated from the coding sequence ATGAGTTTTTTACAAAACAAAGTAGCTATCATCACAGGTGCTAGTAGCGGTATTGGGGCAGCGATTGCTCAAGAACTTGATGCTGCAGGTATGAAGCTAGTTCTGAGTGCGCGATCGCAAGATAAGCTTGAGAAACTGGCTGCATCACTAAACAATGCTAGCGTTCTTGCAGGAGCTATCACAGATGTAGATATGCCTCAAAAACTGGTTGATTTTGCCCTTCAAACTTTTGGTCAACTTGATGTGGTTCTGAACAATGCAGGTGGGATGACTGTAGGCTCCATTGAAGAAGTAGACATCGAAGCTGTTTGCCAGATGGTTCGCTTAAACGTTGAGTCTGTTTATAGAATGGCTTACACGGCTCTACGACACTTCAAAAAAGTTGGAAGCGGCTTTTTAATTAACACCTCAAGCATTTCTGGATTGAAAACAGTACCTCGTTACGGCGCATACAATGGTACAAAGTATGCCGTTGAAGCCTTTACCGATGCTTTACGAATGGAACTGGCTGGTACTGGCATTAAAGTTGCTGCGATCGCTCCAGGGACAGTAGATACGGGGCTTTATGACCATTGGAATGCAGAAGACAAATCCTTCATTAATTCTGGCGGTGTTTTGTTACCAGAAGATATTGCTCATTGCGTCCGCTTTATCCTAGAGCAGCCAGAGCACGTTCTTATTCCCCGTCTGTTGGTAGTTCCCAGAGACCAACCTGTTTAA
- a CDS encoding ATP-grasp domain-containing protein: MTQSISFSSPVPATPPFCVKTRFIALFQNLGALTLLLLALPINVAIVLISLIWSFLSRLFSTQETTVAGAKNILISGGKMTKALQLARFFSAAGHRVVLIETHKYWLSGHRFSNAVSRFYTTPTPQDEPEEYIQTLVDIVKRENIDVYVPVTSPVASYYDSLAKPALSPYCEVLHFDADVTKMLDDKFAFSEKARALGLSVPKSFKITNPEQVLNFDFSQETRKYILKSLPYDSVRRLDLTKLPCNTPEETAAFVKSLPISLEKPWIMQEFIPGKEFCTHSTVRNGDLKLHCCSESSAFQVNYENVKNPKIQEWVRHFVKGLGLTGQVSFDFIQADDGKVYAIECNPRTHSAITMFYNHPQVADAYLGTEPLAEPLAPVPNSKPTYWLYHEVWRLTGIRSFAQLQSWIRNILRGTDAIYELHDPLPFLMVHHWQIALLLLNNLRQLKGWTKIDFNIGKLVELGGD, from the coding sequence ATGACACAATCGATTTCTTTTTCTTCACCAGTACCAGCAACACCACCCTTTTGTGTAAAAACACGTTTTATTGCCCTGTTCCAAAACTTAGGCGCTTTAACATTGCTCTTGTTAGCGCTACCTATTAACGTAGCGATCGTTCTGATTTCTTTAATTTGGAGTTTCTTAAGCCGTCTTTTCAGTACCCAAGAAACGACAGTTGCAGGCGCTAAAAATATCCTTATTAGCGGTGGTAAAATGACGAAAGCCTTGCAGCTTGCACGTTTCTTTAGTGCTGCGGGACACAGGGTTGTTCTCATAGAAACCCATAAGTATTGGTTATCAGGACACCGATTTTCTAATGCTGTGTCTCGCTTTTACACCACTCCTACTCCACAAGACGAGCCCGAGGAATATATTCAAACCTTAGTAGACATCGTTAAGCGAGAAAATATCGATGTTTATGTTCCTGTCACCAGCCCAGTTGCTAGTTACTACGATTCTCTAGCCAAGCCAGCACTATCACCTTATTGTGAAGTCTTGCATTTTGATGCTGATGTGACGAAAATGCTAGATGATAAATTTGCTTTTAGTGAGAAAGCACGAGCTTTGGGTTTATCGGTTCCCAAATCATTTAAGATTACCAACCCAGAGCAAGTGTTGAATTTCGATTTTTCTCAAGAAACTCGCAAGTATATTCTCAAAAGCCTTCCCTACGACTCTGTACGTCGTTTAGATCTTACAAAACTACCTTGCAATACACCTGAAGAAACAGCAGCATTTGTGAAGAGTTTGCCAATCAGCTTGGAGAAGCCTTGGATTATGCAAGAGTTTATTCCTGGCAAAGAATTTTGCACTCACAGCACAGTCCGAAATGGAGATTTAAAACTGCACTGCTGTTCGGAATCTTCGGCTTTTCAGGTGAATTATGAGAATGTTAAGAATCCTAAAATTCAGGAGTGGGTAAGGCATTTTGTCAAAGGGCTAGGATTGACCGGACAAGTTTCTTTTGATTTTATCCAAGCTGATGATGGGAAGGTTTATGCAATTGAGTGCAATCCTAGAACCCATTCGGCGATTACAATGTTTTACAACCATCCTCAAGTTGCAGACGCTTATTTAGGTACAGAACCTTTAGCCGAACCCCTCGCTCCAGTGCCAAACAGTAAACCTACATACTGGTTGTATCATGAAGTCTGGCGGCTGACGGGCATTCGTTCTTTTGCTCAACTGCAATCTTGGATAAGGAATATTTTACGAGGAACTGATGCTATTTACGAGTTGCATGACCCATTGCCGTTTTTGATGGTACACCACTGGCAAATTGCCTTGCTATTGCTTAACAACTTACGACAACTTAAGGGCTGGACGAAGATAGATTTTAACATTGGTAAACTTGTAGAATTGGGCGGTGATTGA
- a CDS encoding sedoheptulose 7-phosphate cyclase — protein MSNVHTKFEATESAFHVEAYEKIEYSLVYVDGVFSIKNTELAEVYKEFGRCLAVVDTNVNRLYSSQIQEYFEYYGIDLTLFPITIAESNKTIESFETIVDAFADFGLVRKEPVLVIGGGLITDVAGFACSAYRRSSNYIRIPTTLIGLIDASVAIKVAVNHKKLKNRLGAYHASKKVFLDFSFLQTLPTAQVRNGMAELVKIAVVANKEVFDLLDEYGEELLRTHFGYVHAEPEIRDIAHKATYEAIKTMLELEIPNLHELDLDRVIAYGHTWSPTLELAPRIPIFHGHAVNIDMALSATLAAQRGYITSEERDRILGLMSRLGLALDHPLMDEELMWRATQSIILTRDGLLRAAMPKPIGNCFFMNDLTREELAAAISEHKQLCQNYPRGGEGVEMYPATYKPKLVGSEV, from the coding sequence ATGAGTAACGTACACACAAAGTTTGAAGCTACTGAAAGCGCTTTTCATGTAGAAGCTTACGAAAAGATTGAGTATAGCCTAGTTTACGTTGATGGGGTTTTCTCAATCAAAAATACTGAGTTGGCAGAAGTCTATAAGGAATTTGGACGTTGTTTAGCTGTTGTAGATACTAACGTAAACAGGCTATATAGCAGCCAAATACAGGAATATTTCGAGTATTACGGCATTGACCTCACGCTTTTCCCTATTACGATCGCTGAGTCAAACAAGACTATTGAATCATTTGAGACAATTGTAGATGCTTTTGCTGATTTTGGTTTGGTTCGTAAGGAACCCGTACTGGTAATTGGTGGTGGATTGATTACAGATGTAGCGGGTTTTGCTTGTTCGGCTTATCGTCGAAGTTCTAACTACATTCGCATTCCTACAACACTCATCGGATTGATTGATGCAAGTGTGGCTATTAAGGTAGCGGTTAATCACAAAAAGCTGAAAAACCGCTTGGGGGCTTATCACGCCTCTAAAAAAGTTTTCCTGGATTTTTCCTTTCTGCAAACTCTTCCCACAGCACAAGTCCGTAATGGTATGGCGGAACTTGTGAAAATTGCTGTGGTTGCTAACAAAGAGGTCTTCGATTTGTTAGATGAGTATGGTGAGGAATTACTTCGCACTCATTTTGGTTACGTTCATGCTGAACCAGAAATTAGGGATATAGCTCATAAAGCGACTTATGAAGCTATCAAAACTATGTTGGAGTTGGAAATTCCCAACCTCCATGAGTTAGACCTCGATCGCGTTATTGCTTACGGTCACACTTGGAGTCCCACTTTGGAATTGGCTCCTCGCATTCCCATATTCCACGGTCATGCAGTCAACATTGACATGGCTTTATCAGCAACATTAGCCGCACAACGAGGTTATATTACCAGCGAAGAACGCGATCGCATTCTAGGTTTGATGAGCCGTCTCGGTCTCGCTCTAGATCATCCCCTAATGGATGAAGAACTCATGTGGCGTGCAACTCAATCGATTATCCTGACACGAGACGGTCTGTTAAGAGCAGCAATGCCAAAACCCATTGGCAATTGCTTCTTTATGAACGATTTAACTCGTGAGGAACTAGCAGCTGCTATATCGGAACACAAACAGCTGTGCCAAAACTATCCTCGTGGTGGTGAGGGTGTAGAAATGTATCCAGCTACCTATAAGCCAAAACTCGTTGGGAGCGAAGTTTAA
- a CDS encoding O-methyltransferase produces MSQSQVAEKPIARPVTPLGILAKQLETVLLTLDGKTSSQLAAEIDVAYRLSAGLDPYLEECTTSESPALAALAEKTACEAWGQRFDEGTTVRELEQEMLSGHVEGQILKMFVYMTKAKKILEIGMFTGYSALAMAEALPSDGELVACEIDQYTAEFARSAFQASPHGEKIRVEVGGALEILQKLAADGQKFDFVFVDADKKEYVKYFHTLLEKDLLVPGGFICVDNTLLQGQVYLSPENRTPNGEAIANFNRTVADDPRVEQVLLPLRDGLTIIRRI; encoded by the coding sequence ATGTCTCAATCTCAAGTTGCTGAAAAACCAATTGCTCGACCTGTTACACCATTGGGAATTTTAGCAAAACAGCTAGAAACTGTTTTGCTAACCCTAGATGGAAAAACATCCAGTCAGTTAGCAGCAGAGATCGATGTAGCATACCGCTTGTCAGCTGGTTTAGACCCTTACCTAGAAGAATGCACCACAAGTGAATCTCCGGCTTTAGCCGCGTTAGCAGAGAAAACTGCTTGTGAAGCTTGGGGTCAGCGCTTTGACGAAGGGACTACGGTACGGGAACTCGAACAGGAAATGCTCTCGGGTCATGTGGAAGGACAAATTCTCAAAATGTTTGTGTACATGACCAAAGCCAAGAAGATACTGGAAATAGGTATGTTCACTGGCTATTCTGCGTTGGCAATGGCAGAAGCTCTACCCTCTGATGGAGAACTCGTTGCTTGTGAAATTGACCAATACACGGCAGAATTTGCCCGCTCTGCTTTTCAAGCATCCCCCCATGGGGAGAAAATTCGTGTAGAAGTGGGTGGCGCATTAGAAATTTTGCAGAAACTGGCAGCTGATGGTCAGAAATTTGACTTTGTGTTTGTAGACGCTGATAAGAAGGAGTATGTAAAGTACTTTCATACCCTGTTGGAAAAAGATTTGCTAGTTCCTGGGGGATTTATCTGCGTGGATAATACCCTATTACAAGGTCAAGTGTATCTCTCTCCCGAAAACCGTACTCCAAATGGTGAAGCGATCGCCAACTTTAATCGTACCGTTGCTGACGATCCGCGTGTTGAACAAGTTCTATTGCCATTAAGAGATGGGTTAACTATCATCAGACGGATCTAG
- a CDS encoding methyltransferase produces the protein MTTTPIKKASSMEAKKKLFDMVLAFIKSQCIYIATRLEIFNFLENEGEQSLDSIAQKTKTQPERLYFVLRALAHLEVLEEKPGRVFAPTELSALLVTNKGPSIGHFAMHITEPAQWDAWKVLENALHTGEVPFERANGKGVYEFCRDNEWSGDTFINAMSFLTDHAVDALLDVYDFSRFGTVMDVGGGQGGLIARIVKRFGCKGMLFEVPYVAETAIAYLEKQGVDKEAVQIISGNVFESVPSGADAIVMKYFISAWNDEDAMKILHNCKQALPTHGKIILLQAFVPDLDEPKVAPDGIMPGVFAVQVNVAVPGGGWRTRRHFQELFEKCGFQLEKVVDTETNLSAMEFGLAS, from the coding sequence ATGACTACTACCCCAATCAAAAAAGCTTCTTCAATGGAAGCTAAGAAAAAACTTTTCGATATGGTTCTGGCTTTTATAAAAAGCCAGTGCATTTACATTGCTACCCGCTTGGAAATATTTAATTTCTTAGAGAATGAGGGAGAGCAGAGCCTTGATAGCATAGCTCAAAAGACGAAAACACAACCTGAAAGGCTCTATTTTGTCCTTAGAGCTTTAGCACATTTAGAAGTCTTGGAGGAAAAGCCAGGGCGAGTTTTTGCTCCTACTGAATTATCAGCCCTTCTCGTTACCAATAAGGGACCATCCATCGGACATTTTGCCATGCATATTACAGAACCCGCTCAGTGGGATGCATGGAAAGTCCTTGAAAATGCTTTGCATACGGGTGAAGTACCCTTTGAGAGAGCAAACGGTAAAGGAGTTTATGAGTTTTGCCGGGATAACGAATGGAGCGGCGATACGTTTATCAATGCGATGAGTTTTTTAACCGATCATGCTGTTGACGCATTGTTAGATGTTTATGACTTCAGTCGCTTTGGTACCGTGATGGACGTAGGAGGCGGACAGGGTGGGCTCATTGCTCGCATTGTCAAGCGCTTTGGCTGTAAAGGAATGTTGTTTGAAGTTCCTTATGTGGCTGAAACGGCGATCGCTTATTTGGAAAAGCAAGGGGTTGATAAAGAGGCGGTGCAAATCATCTCGGGAAATGTCTTTGAATCAGTACCAAGCGGTGCGGATGCGATCGTCATGAAATATTTTATCTCAGCATGGAATGACGAAGATGCGATGAAGATATTGCACAATTGCAAGCAAGCTCTCCCAACTCACGGAAAAATTATTCTTTTACAGGCTTTCGTTCCCGATTTAGATGAACCAAAAGTAGCTCCTGATGGTATTATGCCTGGAGTTTTTGCGGTACAGGTGAATGTTGCAGTCCCTGGGGGTGGATGGCGCACGCGACGACATTTTCAGGAGTTGTTTGAGAAGTGTGGATTTCAGTTAGAGAAAGTGGTTGACACAGAAACCAACCTCTCAGCTATGGAGTTTGGTTTAGCGTCTTAA
- a CDS encoding RNA-guided endonuclease InsQ/TnpB family protein has product MKARYQYRFYPTDQQQQSLAQLFGCVRVVWNDALAICNSSEKLPSNNDLQKLVITQAKKTEERAWLSDVSNIPLQQSVADLGVAYKNFFDSLKGKRKGTAVATTLGTPATRCLKKVGTPRFKKKAGRQSARFRIGGFSIKGLEVYLAKIGNVKPIWSRSLPSSPSSVTVIKDCANRYFLSFVVEIEPIHVDAKNQSIGIDLGVKTFAVMSNGEKAISPDYSKKDRKIRKLQRKLARQEKGSKRRERTRLRIAKKHNKQADTRKDFLHKLSTKVVSENQTIVLEDLNVSGMVKNCKLARVISLQGWREFRVLCEAKSEKLSRDFRAINRWEPTSQTCSCCGYRWGKVDLSIRSVVCLNCGTEHDRDENAAKNIEMVGMGHRHDLKCTSRQSKTTTVASVDEA; this is encoded by the coding sequence GTGAAAGCAAGGTATCAGTATCGTTTCTACCCAACAGACCAGCAACAGCAGAGTTTAGCTCAGTTGTTCGGTTGTGTTCGTGTGGTTTGGAACGATGCTCTTGCTATCTGCAATTCTTCTGAAAAGCTGCCGAGTAACAACGACTTGCAAAAGTTAGTGATTACGCAAGCTAAAAAGACTGAGGAGAGAGCATGGTTGTCTGATGTTTCTAATATCCCATTGCAGCAATCTGTAGCTGATTTAGGAGTCGCCTACAAAAACTTTTTTGATTCACTCAAAGGTAAGCGGAAAGGTACGGCAGTCGCTACAACGCTTGGAACCCCCGCAACGCGCTGCCTCAAAAAAGTTGGTACTCCACGGTTTAAAAAGAAAGCAGGACGGCAATCAGCAAGGTTTAGAATTGGTGGATTTTCAATTAAAGGCTTGGAAGTCTATTTAGCCAAAATCGGTAATGTTAAGCCGATTTGGTCTAGAAGTTTACCGTCATCCCCATCAAGCGTGACAGTCATCAAAGACTGCGCTAATCGCTATTTTCTTAGCTTTGTTGTAGAGATTGAACCTATTCATGTTGATGCCAAAAACCAAAGCATTGGTATTGACTTAGGTGTAAAAACCTTTGCAGTTATGAGTAATGGGGAAAAAGCAATCAGCCCAGACTACTCAAAGAAAGACCGCAAGATACGCAAACTACAACGCAAACTAGCAAGGCAAGAAAAGGGCTCTAAGCGCCGTGAGCGCACCCGTCTAAGAATCGCCAAAAAACACAACAAACAAGCAGATACCCGAAAAGATTTTCTACACAAGCTATCAACCAAGGTGGTTAGTGAAAACCAAACTATTGTTTTGGAAGATTTAAATGTGTCAGGGATGGTTAAAAATTGCAAGTTGGCAAGGGTGATTAGTTTGCAAGGCTGGCGAGAATTTCGGGTATTGTGTGAGGCTAAATCTGAAAAACTTAGTCGAGATTTCAGAGCAATTAACAGATGGGAACCCACTAGCCAGACTTGCTCTTGCTGTGGGTATCGGTGGGGTAAAGTAGATCTCTCAATTCGTTCAGTGGTTTGCCTAAATTGCGGTACTGAACACGATAGAGATGAAAACGCAGCTAAAAATATAGAAATGGTCGGCATGGGGCATCGGCACGACCTTAAATGTACGTCGAGACAGAGTAAGACGACAACAGTCGCGTCAGTCGATGAAGCGTAA
- a CDS encoding response regulator: MCAWGKTHKPEYEFGYLRLQGLHVLIVSSETAVRDLLQRMIEERAARVIAVGNITAALTAVEQMQLDALIVDIRGLGEESYRLIQQIKSVEAVQRRQIPAIALTRSDADRGRAIHEGYAVHIAEPFEPVELVAILASLTSRPD, translated from the coding sequence ATGTGTGCTTGGGGAAAAACGCATAAACCTGAATACGAATTTGGCTACTTGCGATTGCAAGGTTTACACGTTCTAATAGTTTCCAGTGAAACAGCAGTTCGCGATCTCCTCCAAAGAATGATAGAAGAACGTGCAGCACGGGTTATAGCAGTTGGGAATATCACTGCTGCTTTGACAGCAGTAGAGCAAATGCAACTTGATGCACTCATTGTTGATATCAGGGGACTTGGTGAGGAGAGTTATAGACTTATCCAGCAAATAAAAAGTGTTGAGGCAGTACAAAGAAGACAAATCCCAGCGATTGCGCTAACGAGGAGTGACGCAGATCGGGGACGAGCAATTCACGAGGGATATGCAGTACATATTGCTGAACCTTTTGAACCAGTCGAGTTGGTGGCTATCCTTGCCAGCCTCACCAGTCGTCCAGATTAA